In one window of Caenimonas aquaedulcis DNA:
- a CDS encoding DUF3683 domain-containing protein, with product MNAPTTLNHLMDAARDDVPRLREIPYNYTSFSDREIVIRLLGPRAWDVLNELRDERRTGRSARMLYEVLGDIWVVQRNPYLQDDLLDNPKRRGQLVEALHHRLAEVQKRRESAGDAGRDGLVAELLQAAGKAVEAFDESFREMGALRKQAARALRRYTAKDNIKYDGLSRVSHVTDATDWRVEYPFVVLTPDTEEEMAGLVKGCIDLGLTIIPRGGGTGYTGGAVPLTWKSAVINTEKLEAMTEVEMIDIPGHTEKRPTIWTEAGVVTQRVADAAERGGFVFAVDPTSAEASCIGGNVAMNAGGKKAVLWGTALDNLLSWRMVTPQAQWLEVVRLDHNLGKIHDADVATFELRYFQADGKTPIRTTRLEIPGHTFRKEGLGKDVTDKFLSGLPGIQKEGCDGLITSARWIVHRMPSHTRTVCLEFFGNAKDAVPSIVDIKDYMFAEQQRSGVLLAGLEHLDDRYLRAVGYSTKSKRAILPKMVLFGDISGDNADDVARVTSEVVRIANSRSGEGFIAISPEARKKFWLDRKRTAAISKHTNAFKINEDVVIPLPRMAEYTDGIERINIELSLANKIKLADELEAFFARGNLPLGKQDDASEIPSAELLEDRVGQALELVRDVRALWRGWLAKVDTLFPELQDHSLRASWKTQIRAPLQTIFAGEPFAAILAECNAIHQRVLKGRVWVALHMHAGDGNVHTNIPVNSDDYEMLQSAHAAVKRIMVLARSLNGVISGEHGIGITKLEFLTDEELKPFADYKQEVDPEGRFNKGKLLRHAQQDSPTSVYADLTNAYTPSFGLMGHESLIMQQSDIGAISDSIKDCLRCGKCKPVCATHVPRANLLYSPRNKILATSLLVEAFLYEEQTRRGVSIKHWEEFEDVSDHCTVCHKCLSPCPVKIDFGDVSMNMRNLLRKMGKKSFRPGNAAAMLMLNATNPETIKLIRGAMVGIGFKVQRLANDLLRGFAHFQVRKPPATHDRAPIKEQIVHFVNKKLPGNLPKKTARALLDIEDKDYVPIIRDPKATNAETEAVFYFPGCGSERLFSQVGLATQAMLWHAGVQTVLPPGYLCCGYPQRGSGQYDKAEKIITDNRVLFHRVANTLNYLDIKTVVVSCGTCYDQLQGYEFDKIFPGCRIIDIHEYLLEKGITLDASNSAGAYMYHDPCHTPMKLQDPMKTVKALVGDTVRKSDRCCGESGTFAVTRPDISTQVRFRKEEELRKDEAALRETGKLGAKENIKILTSCPSCLQGLNRYSHDLQNGLLEADYIVVEMANRILGDNWMPEYVAAANNGGIERVLV from the coding sequence ATGAACGCACCCACAACGCTCAATCACCTCATGGACGCGGCCCGGGACGACGTCCCCCGCCTGCGCGAGATTCCGTACAACTACACCTCGTTCTCCGATCGCGAAATCGTGATCCGCCTGCTCGGTCCCCGGGCCTGGGACGTGCTGAACGAGCTGCGCGACGAGCGCCGCACGGGGCGCTCCGCCCGGATGCTGTACGAGGTGCTGGGCGACATCTGGGTCGTGCAGCGTAATCCCTACCTGCAGGACGACCTGCTGGACAACCCGAAGCGCCGCGGCCAGCTGGTCGAGGCCCTGCACCACCGCCTGGCCGAAGTGCAGAAGCGGCGGGAGTCGGCGGGCGACGCGGGGCGCGACGGCCTCGTGGCCGAACTGCTGCAGGCGGCGGGCAAGGCGGTGGAAGCCTTCGACGAGAGCTTCCGCGAGATGGGCGCCCTGCGCAAACAGGCGGCGCGCGCCCTGCGCCGCTACACCGCGAAGGACAACATCAAGTACGACGGCCTGTCGCGCGTCTCCCACGTGACGGACGCGACCGACTGGCGCGTGGAATACCCCTTCGTGGTGCTCACGCCCGATACGGAAGAAGAGATGGCCGGCCTGGTGAAGGGCTGCATCGACCTGGGCCTGACGATCATCCCGCGCGGCGGCGGCACCGGCTACACCGGCGGCGCGGTGCCGCTGACCTGGAAGAGCGCGGTCATCAATACTGAAAAGCTCGAGGCCATGACCGAAGTCGAGATGATCGACATTCCCGGCCACACCGAAAAGCGCCCGACGATCTGGACCGAAGCCGGCGTCGTCACGCAACGCGTCGCGGACGCGGCCGAGCGCGGCGGCTTCGTCTTCGCCGTGGACCCGACGTCCGCGGAAGCCTCGTGCATTGGCGGCAACGTCGCGATGAACGCGGGCGGCAAGAAGGCCGTGCTCTGGGGCACCGCGCTGGACAACCTCCTGTCGTGGCGCATGGTGACGCCGCAGGCGCAATGGCTGGAAGTGGTGCGCCTGGACCATAACCTCGGCAAGATCCACGACGCGGACGTCGCGACCTTCGAGCTGCGCTACTTCCAGGCCGACGGCAAGACCCCGATCCGCACGACGCGGCTCGAGATCCCGGGCCACACCTTCCGCAAGGAGGGCCTGGGCAAGGACGTCACGGACAAGTTCCTCTCCGGCCTGCCCGGCATCCAGAAGGAAGGCTGCGACGGCCTCATCACCAGCGCGCGCTGGATCGTGCACCGCATGCCCAGCCACACCCGCACGGTGTGCCTCGAATTCTTCGGCAATGCGAAGGACGCGGTGCCCAGCATCGTGGATATCAAGGACTACATGTTCGCGGAGCAGCAGCGCTCCGGCGTCCTGCTCGCGGGGCTGGAGCACCTCGATGACCGCTACCTGCGAGCGGTGGGCTACTCCACGAAGTCCAAGCGGGCGATCCTGCCGAAGATGGTGCTGTTCGGCGACATCTCCGGCGACAACGCCGACGACGTGGCGCGGGTGACCTCTGAGGTGGTGCGCATCGCCAATTCACGCAGCGGCGAAGGCTTCATCGCGATCAGCCCGGAAGCGCGCAAGAAGTTCTGGCTCGACAGGAAGCGCACCGCCGCGATCAGCAAGCACACCAACGCCTTCAAGATCAACGAGGACGTCGTGATTCCGCTGCCGCGCATGGCGGAGTACACGGACGGCATCGAGCGGATCAACATCGAGCTGTCGCTTGCCAACAAGATCAAGCTGGCCGACGAGCTCGAGGCCTTCTTCGCCCGGGGCAACCTGCCGCTGGGCAAGCAGGACGACGCGAGCGAAATTCCCTCTGCAGAACTGCTGGAGGACCGAGTCGGCCAGGCGCTGGAACTCGTGCGCGACGTGCGCGCCCTCTGGCGCGGCTGGCTCGCCAAGGTCGACACGCTGTTCCCGGAGCTGCAGGACCACTCCCTGCGCGCCAGCTGGAAGACGCAGATCCGCGCGCCGCTGCAGACGATCTTCGCGGGCGAACCCTTCGCCGCGATCCTCGCGGAGTGCAACGCCATCCACCAGCGAGTGCTCAAGGGCCGCGTGTGGGTCGCGCTGCACATGCACGCGGGCGACGGCAACGTGCACACCAACATCCCCGTCAACAGCGACGACTACGAGATGCTGCAGTCGGCGCACGCCGCGGTGAAGCGCATCATGGTCCTCGCGCGTTCGCTCAATGGCGTGATCTCGGGCGAACACGGCATCGGCATCACCAAGCTGGAATTCCTCACCGACGAGGAGCTCAAGCCTTTCGCGGACTACAAGCAGGAAGTCGATCCGGAGGGGCGCTTCAACAAGGGCAAGCTGCTGCGGCACGCCCAGCAGGATTCGCCGACGTCCGTCTATGCGGACCTCACGAACGCCTACACGCCCAGCTTCGGGCTGATGGGGCACGAATCGCTCATCATGCAGCAGAGCGACATCGGCGCGATCAGCGACAGCATCAAGGACTGCCTGCGGTGCGGCAAGTGCAAGCCGGTCTGCGCGACGCACGTGCCTCGCGCGAACCTGCTGTACAGCCCGCGCAACAAGATCCTCGCGACCTCGCTGCTGGTCGAGGCCTTCCTCTACGAGGAGCAGACCCGGCGCGGCGTATCCATCAAGCACTGGGAGGAGTTCGAGGACGTCTCCGACCACTGCACCGTGTGCCACAAGTGCCTGTCGCCCTGCCCGGTGAAGATCGACTTCGGTGACGTGTCCATGAACATGCGCAACCTGCTGCGCAAGATGGGCAAGAAGAGTTTCCGGCCCGGGAATGCGGCAGCCATGCTGATGCTGAACGCGACGAACCCGGAAACGATCAAGCTCATTCGCGGCGCGATGGTGGGCATCGGCTTCAAGGTCCAGCGCCTGGCCAACGACCTGCTGCGCGGGTTTGCCCACTTCCAGGTGAGAAAGCCCCCGGCGACGCACGACCGCGCGCCGATCAAGGAGCAGATCGTCCACTTCGTGAACAAGAAGCTCCCGGGTAATTTGCCCAAGAAAACGGCGCGTGCGCTGCTGGACATCGAGGACAAGGATTACGTCCCGATCATCCGCGACCCGAAGGCGACGAATGCGGAGACGGAAGCGGTCTTCTACTTTCCGGGATGCGGTTCGGAGCGCCTGTTTTCGCAGGTGGGCCTCGCCACGCAGGCGATGCTCTGGCACGCGGGCGTGCAGACGGTGCTGCCCCCGGGCTACCTCTGCTGCGGCTACCCGCAGCGCGGCTCGGGCCAGTACGACAAGGCCGAGAAGATCATCACCGACAACCGCGTGCTGTTCCACCGGGTGGCCAACACGTTGAACTACCTGGACATCAAAACGGTGGTGGTGAGCTGCGGCACGTGCTACGACCAGCTGCAGGGCTACGAGTTCGACAAGATCTTCCCGGGCTGTCGCATCATCGACATCCACGAGTACCTGCTGGAAAAAGGCATCACGCTCGACGCGTCGAATTCGGCGGGAGCGTACATGTACCACGACCCCTGCCACACGCCGATGAAGCTGCAGGACCCGATGAAGACGGTGAAGGCGCTCGTCGGCGACACCGTGCGCAAGTCGGATCGCTGCTGCGGCGAGTCGGGGACCTTCGCCGTGACCCGGCCGGACATCTCCACGCAGGTGCGCTTCCGCAAGGAAGAGGAACTTCGCAAGGACGAGGCCGCGCTGCGCGAAACGGGCAAGCTCGGCGCGAAGGAGAACATCAAGATCCTCACGAGCTGCCCGAGCTGCCTGCAGGGCCTGAACCGCTACAGCCACGACCTGCAGAACGGCCTGCTGGAAGCCGACTACATCGTGGTCGAGATGGCCAACCGCATCCTGGGCGACAACTGGATGCCCGAGTACGTCGCCGCGGCGAACAACGGCGGCATCGAGCGGGTGCTGGTCTGA
- the ugpB gene encoding sn-glycerol-3-phosphate ABC transporter substrate-binding protein UgpB: protein MKQKLTALVLAAAASFAAHAQTEIQWWHSMTAVNGEWVNDLAKEFNARQKDYKVVPVYKGSYDESMTAAIAAFRAGNAPNILQVFEVGTATMMASKNAIVPVTKVMNDAGKKFDASVYIPAVASYYTAPNGQMMSFPFNSSTTVFYINKDAFDKAGLDTNKLPATWPEVALAAAKLKASGHKCPLTIGWQGWTQLESFSTWHNTLLATKRNGLDGMDARLVGNSPLHVRHIENLGNMAKTGLFVYKGRNNTAEGSFVSGECAMITTSSGFYGNVAKNAKFKFTVAPLPFYPDVAGAPQNTVIGGASLWVMAGKKPEEYKGVAAFFEYLSNPEVQSASHKRTGYLPVTLASYKLTEDSGFYKQNPGTDTAVNQMVRKTTDKSRGIRLGNYVQIRTIEDEELEQVWAGKKTAKEALDSIVKRGNELLERFEKANKGS from the coding sequence ATGAAACAGAAATTGACCGCGCTCGTGCTGGCCGCGGCCGCATCGTTCGCAGCGCACGCCCAGACCGAAATCCAGTGGTGGCATTCCATGACTGCCGTGAACGGCGAATGGGTCAACGACCTGGCAAAAGAATTCAACGCACGCCAGAAAGACTACAAGGTCGTGCCCGTCTACAAGGGCAGCTACGACGAATCCATGACAGCGGCGATCGCGGCCTTCCGCGCCGGCAACGCACCCAACATCCTCCAGGTGTTCGAAGTGGGCACCGCCACGATGATGGCCAGCAAGAACGCCATCGTGCCCGTCACCAAGGTGATGAACGACGCCGGCAAGAAGTTCGACGCCTCGGTGTACATCCCGGCGGTCGCGAGCTACTACACCGCGCCCAACGGCCAGATGATGAGCTTCCCGTTCAACAGCTCGACCACGGTCTTCTACATCAACAAGGACGCGTTCGACAAGGCGGGCCTGGACACCAACAAGCTGCCCGCGACCTGGCCCGAAGTGGCGCTCGCCGCGGCCAAGCTCAAGGCGAGCGGCCACAAGTGCCCGCTGACCATCGGCTGGCAGGGCTGGACGCAGCTGGAGAGCTTCTCCACCTGGCACAACACGCTGCTCGCCACCAAACGCAACGGCCTCGACGGCATGGACGCGCGGCTCGTCGGCAACTCGCCGCTGCACGTGCGCCACATCGAGAACCTGGGCAACATGGCCAAAACCGGCCTCTTCGTCTACAAGGGCCGCAACAACACCGCCGAAGGTTCGTTCGTCTCGGGCGAGTGCGCGATGATCACGACCTCGTCGGGCTTCTACGGCAACGTGGCCAAGAACGCGAAATTCAAGTTCACCGTGGCGCCCCTGCCCTTCTACCCCGACGTCGCAGGCGCACCGCAGAACACCGTGATCGGCGGCGCGAGCCTGTGGGTCATGGCCGGCAAGAAGCCGGAGGAATACAAGGGCGTCGCCGCCTTCTTCGAGTACCTGTCCAACCCTGAAGTGCAATCGGCCAGCCACAAGCGCACGGGCTACCTGCCCGTTACGCTCGCGTCGTACAAGCTGACGGAAGACTCGGGCTTCTACAAGCAGAACCCCGGTACGGACACGGCGGTGAACCAGATGGTGCGCAAGACCACCGACAAGTCGCGCGGCATCCGCCTGGGCAACTACGTGCAGATCCGCACCATCGAGGACGAAGAGCTCGAGCAGGTGTGGGCCGGCAAGAAGACCGCCAAGGAAGCCCTAGACTCCATCGTGAAGCGCGGCAACGAACTGCTCGAGCGCTTCGAGAAGGCGAACAAGGGTTCCTGA
- the ugpA gene encoding sn-glycerol-3-phosphate ABC transporter permease UgpA, with the protein MEKRVTFKSSWLPWLLLAPQAVIIGVFFFWPAAQALLQSFQQQDAFGTSVQWAGLENYRNLFNDATYLESFKTTAMFSLFVAFFGISLSLFLAYFADRVTRGTLFYRTLLIWPYAVAPAVAGVVWLFLFSGSIGVIAYWLHNAGLPWDPLLNGNHAMALVIMAAVWKQLSYNFLFFVAGLQSIPRSLIEAAAIDGAGPWRRFWSIQFPLLSPTTFFLLVINVVYAFFDTFGIIDAATHGGPGKDTSILVYKVYFDGFKALDLGGSAAQSAVLMVIVIALTVIQFRFVEKKVNY; encoded by the coding sequence ATGGAGAAGCGGGTCACTTTCAAATCGTCATGGCTGCCCTGGCTGCTGCTCGCGCCGCAGGCGGTCATCATCGGCGTCTTTTTCTTCTGGCCCGCGGCCCAGGCGCTGCTCCAGTCGTTCCAGCAACAGGACGCCTTCGGCACCTCCGTGCAGTGGGCCGGGCTGGAGAACTACCGCAATCTTTTCAACGACGCGACTTACCTCGAATCGTTCAAGACCACGGCGATGTTCTCGCTGTTCGTGGCGTTCTTCGGCATCTCCCTGTCGCTGTTCCTCGCCTACTTCGCCGACCGCGTCACGCGAGGCACGCTCTTCTACCGCACGCTCCTGATCTGGCCCTATGCGGTGGCGCCGGCCGTCGCGGGCGTGGTGTGGCTGTTCCTGTTTTCCGGCAGCATCGGCGTGATCGCCTACTGGCTGCACAACGCGGGCCTGCCCTGGGACCCCCTGCTCAACGGCAACCACGCGATGGCTCTGGTCATCATGGCGGCGGTATGGAAGCAGCTTTCCTATAACTTCCTTTTCTTCGTCGCCGGGTTGCAAAGCATCCCGCGCTCGTTGATCGAGGCGGCCGCCATCGACGGCGCCGGGCCGTGGCGCCGCTTCTGGTCGATCCAGTTTCCGCTGCTGTCGCCCACGACCTTCTTCCTGCTGGTGATCAACGTGGTCTACGCGTTCTTCGACACTTTCGGCATCATCGACGCCGCCACGCACGGTGGACCGGGCAAGGACACGTCGATCCTGGTCTACAAGGTGTACTTCGACGGCTTCAAGGCGCTGGACCTCGGCGGCTCCGCGGCCCAATCGGCGGTGCTGATGGTGATTGTCATTGCCCTCACCGTGATCCAGTTCCGCTTCGTGGAAAAGAAGGTGAATTACTGA
- the ugpE gene encoding sn-glycerol-3-phosphate ABC transporter permease UgpE, which yields MVERSRILTFITHAVLIIGVLIVAFPVYLTFVASTHTTQDILQVPMPLTPGTHLADNYRAALMGERSGGGSHAPVARMMTVSLIMAVAIAVGKIAISLLSAFAIVYFRFPFRMAFFWAVFITLMLPVEVRILPTYKVVSDLGMLNSYAGLTIPLIASATATFLYRQFFLTVPDELTEAARMDGAGPMRFFKDVLLPLSATSTAALFVIQFIYGWNQYLWPLLVTTQENMYPVVLGIKQMMPTGGDAQIEWNVVMATAILAMLPPALVVTLMQKWFVKGLVDTEK from the coding sequence ATGGTCGAGCGCAGCCGCATCCTCACCTTCATCACCCACGCGGTGCTGATCATCGGCGTCCTGATCGTGGCGTTCCCGGTCTACCTCACGTTCGTGGCGTCCACGCACACCACGCAGGACATCCTGCAGGTGCCCATGCCGCTCACGCCGGGTACGCACCTGGCCGACAACTACCGCGCCGCCCTGATGGGCGAGCGCAGCGGCGGCGGCTCGCATGCGCCGGTTGCACGCATGATGACCGTCAGCCTCATCATGGCCGTGGCCATCGCCGTGGGCAAGATCGCGATCTCGCTGCTGTCGGCCTTCGCCATCGTGTACTTCCGCTTCCCTTTCCGGATGGCGTTCTTCTGGGCCGTGTTCATCACGCTCATGCTGCCGGTGGAGGTGCGCATCCTGCCCACCTACAAGGTCGTCTCCGACCTCGGCATGCTCAACTCCTATGCGGGCCTCACGATTCCGCTCATTGCGTCGGCGACGGCGACATTCCTGTACCGCCAGTTCTTCCTGACCGTGCCGGACGAACTGACCGAGGCGGCCCGCATGGACGGCGCGGGGCCGATGCGCTTCTTCAAGGACGTGCTGCTGCCGCTGTCGGCGACCAGCACCGCGGCCCTCTTCGTCATCCAGTTCATCTACGGGTGGAACCAGTACCTGTGGCCGCTCCTGGTGACGACGCAGGAGAACATGTACCCCGTCGTGCTGGGCATCAAGCAGATGATGCCCACCGGCGGCGACGCGCAGATCGAATGGAACGTGGTGATGGCCACCGCCATCCTCGCCATGCTGCCGCCCGCGCTGGTGGTCACGCTGATGCAGAAGTGGTTCGTCAAGGGCCTGGTGGACACGGAAAAGTAA
- the ugpC gene encoding sn-glycerol-3-phosphate ABC transporter ATP-binding protein UgpC, which translates to MSGIALRDVVKRYGKGKQELQVIHGVNAEIGHGEFVVIVGPSGCGKSTLLRMVAGLEEISGGTIEIDGRVVNDLEPADRDIAMVFQNYALYPHMSVFQNMAYGLKIRKMPEAEIKSRVDKAAGILELGHLLDRTPRQLSGGQRQRVAMGRAIVRQPKVFLFDEPLSNLDAKLRAQTRIEIQKLHRELGITSLFVTHDQVEAMTLAQRMIVMNAGKMEQFGTPEEVYHHPATTFVASFIGSPPMNLLMSAPGARPRSVMGIRPEHLDIGEGGWSAQVETTELLGAERLIYARVGTEQIIVRSEEHEIAPAPGDTIQVKPREDRVHWFDAQTGKRM; encoded by the coding sequence ATGTCAGGCATCGCACTGCGCGACGTCGTCAAGCGCTACGGCAAGGGCAAGCAGGAATTGCAGGTCATCCACGGCGTGAACGCGGAAATCGGGCACGGCGAATTCGTCGTGATCGTCGGCCCCTCGGGCTGCGGCAAGTCCACGCTGCTGCGCATGGTCGCGGGGCTGGAGGAAATCTCCGGAGGCACCATCGAGATCGACGGACGCGTGGTCAACGACCTGGAACCGGCCGATCGCGACATCGCCATGGTGTTCCAGAACTATGCGCTGTATCCGCACATGTCGGTCTTCCAGAACATGGCCTACGGCCTGAAGATCCGCAAGATGCCGGAGGCCGAGATCAAGTCCCGCGTGGACAAGGCCGCCGGCATCCTGGAGCTGGGCCACCTCTTGGACCGCACGCCGCGCCAGCTCTCGGGCGGGCAGCGCCAGCGCGTGGCGATGGGCCGCGCCATCGTGCGCCAGCCGAAGGTGTTCCTGTTCGACGAGCCGCTGTCCAACCTCGATGCGAAGCTGCGCGCCCAGACGCGCATCGAGATCCAGAAGCTGCACCGCGAACTCGGCATCACTTCGCTTTTCGTCACGCACGACCAGGTCGAGGCGATGACGCTCGCGCAGCGGATGATCGTGATGAACGCCGGCAAGATGGAGCAGTTCGGAACGCCCGAAGAGGTGTATCACCACCCGGCCACCACATTCGTCGCGAGCTTCATCGGTTCGCCGCCGATGAACCTGCTGATGAGTGCGCCGGGCGCGCGTCCTCGTTCGGTCATGGGAATCCGCCCCGAGCACCTGGATATCGGCGAAGGCGGATGGAGCGCGCAGGTCGAGACGACCGAGCTGCTGGGCGCCGAGCGGCTGATCTATGCGCGAGTGGGCACGGAGCAGATCATCGTGCGCAGCGAAGAGCACGAAATCGCCCCGGCGCCGGGCGACACCATCCAGGTCAAGCCCCGCGAAGACCGCGTGCACTGGTTCGACGCGCAAACCGGCAAGCGCATGTGA
- the ugpQ gene encoding glycerophosphodiester phosphodiesterase, with protein sequence MTDKPWPYPRWVAHRGAGKLAPENTLAAFKLGASHGYRMFECDAKLSSDGVPFLMHDATLTRTTNVREIFGPAPSATGGDHPWSELAKLDAGGWHSRAYAGEPLPTLENISRYCIANGHLLNIEIKPTPGVERFTGEVVARHADRLWNNAPIPPLLTSFQVESLEGAQATAPHLPRGLLLDTLWKGWLETALTLDCTAIVCNHALWDTSSVTQAKSAGFRCLSYTVNDEWAAQRLVDLGTDGIITDRVDLFPPT encoded by the coding sequence GTGACGGACAAGCCCTGGCCCTACCCGCGCTGGGTCGCGCATCGCGGCGCCGGCAAGCTGGCGCCGGAAAACACGCTCGCCGCGTTCAAGCTCGGGGCGAGCCACGGCTATCGCATGTTCGAGTGCGACGCCAAGCTGTCGTCGGATGGCGTGCCTTTCCTCATGCACGACGCGACGCTGACGCGCACGACGAATGTGCGCGAGATCTTCGGGCCCGCGCCCAGCGCGACAGGCGGGGACCATCCCTGGAGCGAACTCGCAAAGCTCGACGCCGGCGGCTGGCATTCGCGCGCCTACGCCGGGGAGCCACTGCCGACGCTCGAGAACATCTCGCGCTATTGCATCGCGAACGGCCACCTGTTGAACATCGAGATCAAGCCGACGCCCGGTGTCGAACGCTTCACCGGCGAGGTCGTGGCGCGCCACGCCGACAGGCTCTGGAACAACGCGCCCATCCCGCCGCTGCTCACTTCGTTCCAGGTGGAATCGCTGGAGGGCGCGCAGGCCACGGCACCGCACCTGCCGCGCGGGCTGCTGCTGGACACGCTCTGGAAGGGCTGGCTGGAAACCGCGCTCACGCTGGATTGCACCGCCATCGTCTGCAACCATGCGCTGTGGGACACAAGCAGCGTGACGCAGGCGAAGAGCGCGGGCTTTCGCTGCCTCAGCTACACCGTCAACGACGAGTGGGCGGCGCAGCGCCTGGTGGACCTCGGCACGGACGGCATCATCACCGACCGCGTGGATTTGTTCCCGCCTACTTGA
- a CDS encoding DUF3501 family protein — protein MQLTGHITADSLMTLEAYSKYRKARKGEVIAHRKLRSVALGDHVTLQFESEMTIRYQIQEMLRIEKIFEEEGIAQEIEAYAPLMPDGSNWKATMLIEYPDENERRRELARLIGIEDRMFVEVEGHERVYAIADEDLDRENDEKTSAVHFVRFEFTPAMVAAIKAGASVKLGCDHRNYPAHTIIAPEPLASLAGDLK, from the coding sequence ATGCAACTCACCGGACACATCACCGCCGACAGCCTCATGACGCTGGAGGCCTACAGCAAGTACCGCAAGGCGCGCAAGGGCGAAGTGATCGCGCATCGCAAGCTGCGCAGCGTCGCCCTCGGCGACCACGTCACGCTGCAGTTCGAAAGCGAGATGACCATCCGCTACCAGATCCAGGAGATGCTGCGCATCGAGAAGATCTTCGAGGAGGAGGGCATCGCCCAGGAGATCGAGGCCTATGCGCCGCTGATGCCCGACGGCAGCAACTGGAAGGCGACGATGCTCATCGAGTACCCCGACGAGAACGAGCGCCGCCGCGAACTTGCGCGCCTCATCGGCATCGAAGACCGCATGTTCGTGGAGGTCGAGGGGCACGAGCGCGTGTACGCCATTGCCGACGAAGACCTCGACCGCGAGAACGACGAGAAGACATCGGCCGTGCACTTCGTGCGTTTCGAGTTCACGCCGGCGATGGTGGCGGCGATCAAGGCGGGTGCGAGCGTGAAGCTGGGCTGCGATCACCGCAACTACCCGGCGCACACGATCATCGCGCCGGAGCCGCTCGCGTCGCTGGCCGGGGACCTCAAGTAG
- a CDS encoding (Fe-S)-binding protein — translation MASREGNLEAPTRHPIDWKNPEYYDEKKTFDELERIFDICHGCRRCVSLCGSFPTLFDLVDESKTQEVDGVDRKDYWKVVDQCYLCDLCYMTKCPYVPPHEWNVDFPHTMLRAKAIKFKNGDVSFGEKFLSSTDVHGQFAGIPIVTQVANAVNQTKPARALMESALHVDHNAWLPALATRKFRSGAPKSKDFPVKEGAKTPGKVAIFSTCYINYNEPGIGHDLLKVLEHNEVPYVLVNKEKCCGMPKLELGDLDSVNESKEANIPVLAKYAKEGWAILTAVPSCTLMFKQEIPLMYPHDADVQAVKEAMWDPFEYLMQRKRDGLLKTEFPKSLGKVSYHVPCHTRVQNIGRKTEEMLKMAPDTQVHTNERCSGHAGTFGVKVPYHEQAMKIGKPLFKKMAEHPAGGAPDYIASDCPLGGHHIDQGFDVNALGTPQLAHPLTLVRKAYGLD, via the coding sequence ATGGCATCACGCGAAGGCAACCTCGAAGCGCCGACCCGGCATCCCATCGACTGGAAGAATCCCGAGTACTACGACGAGAAGAAGACCTTCGACGAGCTCGAACGCATCTTCGACATCTGCCACGGCTGCCGCCGCTGCGTGAGCCTGTGCGGCTCGTTTCCCACGCTCTTCGACCTGGTCGACGAAAGCAAGACGCAGGAAGTCGACGGGGTCGACCGCAAGGACTACTGGAAGGTCGTCGACCAGTGCTACCTGTGCGACCTCTGCTACATGACCAAATGCCCCTACGTTCCCCCGCACGAGTGGAACGTGGATTTCCCGCACACCATGCTGCGCGCCAAGGCGATCAAGTTCAAGAACGGCGACGTGAGCTTCGGCGAGAAATTCCTGTCGTCCACCGACGTGCACGGCCAGTTCGCCGGCATTCCCATCGTGACGCAGGTCGCCAACGCGGTGAACCAGACGAAGCCGGCCCGTGCCCTCATGGAATCCGCGTTGCACGTCGACCACAATGCGTGGCTCCCCGCGCTGGCGACGCGCAAGTTCCGCTCCGGCGCGCCCAAGTCGAAGGACTTCCCCGTGAAGGAAGGCGCGAAGACGCCCGGCAAGGTCGCGATCTTCTCGACCTGCTACATCAACTACAACGAGCCCGGCATCGGCCACGACCTCCTGAAGGTGCTGGAGCACAACGAGGTGCCCTATGTCCTCGTCAACAAGGAAAAATGCTGCGGCATGCCCAAGCTGGAACTGGGCGACCTCGACTCGGTGAACGAGAGCAAGGAAGCGAACATCCCCGTCCTCGCGAAGTACGCGAAGGAGGGCTGGGCGATCCTCACGGCGGTACCGAGTTGCACGCTCATGTTCAAGCAGGAAATCCCGCTGATGTATCCCCATGACGCCGACGTGCAGGCCGTCAAGGAAGCGATGTGGGACCCGTTCGAATACCTCATGCAGCGCAAGCGCGACGGCCTGCTCAAGACCGAATTCCCGAAGTCCCTCGGCAAGGTGAGCTATCACGTGCCATGCCACACGCGCGTGCAGAACATCGGCCGCAAGACCGAGGAGATGCTCAAGATGGCGCCCGACACCCAGGTTCACACCAACGAGCGCTGCTCGGGCCACGCAGGCACCTTCGGCGTGAAGGTGCCCTACCATGAGCAGGCGATGAAGATCGGCAAGCCGCTCTTCAAGAAGATGGCGGAGCATCCCGCGGGCGGCGCGCCGGATTACATCGCCTCGGACTGCCCGTTGGGCGGCCACCACATCGACCAGGGCTTCGACGTGAACGCGCTGGGCACACCGCAGCTCGCCCATCCGCTCACGCTGGTGCGCAAGGCATACGGGTTGGACTGA